Proteins from one Pontibacter korlensis genomic window:
- a CDS encoding FRG domain-containing protein encodes MEKGQDIVVSSWAELQAALFDHSWDETIQRFRSSFIYRGTWSKSFDLRTSIMRIGSKYDELEPHLLRNFRKYAHNNATPGDSIWNWLAVAQHHGLPTRLLDWTYSPYVALHFATANLRHYDEDGCIWCVNYVKSSECLPPPLRTALQEEGSNVFTPEMLEPVAPSFKALKSFQDEEYVLFLEPPSVDARIVHQYALFSMMSDVKAELSKWLQQHPELYFRVIIPKELKWEVRDKLDQANITERVLFPGLSGLSQWLKRHYTHK; translated from the coding sequence GTGGAAAAAGGACAAGATATAGTAGTTAGCTCCTGGGCAGAACTTCAGGCTGCCCTCTTTGACCATAGCTGGGATGAAACAATCCAGCGCTTCCGTTCATCCTTTATTTATCGCGGCACCTGGAGCAAGTCTTTTGACCTGAGGACAAGTATCATGCGCATTGGCAGCAAGTATGATGAGTTAGAGCCACACCTGTTGCGCAACTTCAGAAAGTACGCGCACAACAACGCTACTCCAGGTGACTCAATATGGAACTGGCTGGCAGTAGCTCAACACCACGGTTTGCCTACGCGTCTGCTTGACTGGACCTACTCCCCTTATGTTGCGCTACACTTTGCCACAGCTAACCTGCGCCACTATGATGAAGATGGTTGTATCTGGTGCGTTAATTATGTTAAGTCAAGCGAATGCCTGCCACCGCCTCTTAGAACTGCCCTGCAGGAAGAAGGCTCTAATGTATTCACTCCTGAAATGCTGGAACCTGTAGCACCATCGTTCAAGGCCTTGAAGAGTTTTCAGGATGAAGAGTATGTACTGTTTCTAGAACCACCTTCTGTTGACGCGCGCATTGTGCACCAGTATGCCCTCTTTTCAATGATGTCTGATGTAAAGGCAGAATTAAGCAAATGGCTGCAGCAACACCCCGAGCTATACTTCCGCGTGATTATACCAAAGGAACTGAAATGGGAAGTGCGTGATAAGCTTGACCAGGCCAATATAACAGAGCGTGTCTTGTTCCCTGGTCTGTCTGGACTAAGTCAGTGGCTGAAGCGGCACTACACCCACAAATGA
- a CDS encoding manganese catalase family protein has translation MFYHDSKLQYKVRVEKPNPAFANMLQQAIGGIEGEIRVCLQYLFQAWGSRGPQKYRDMLMETGTEEIAHIEMLATAVALNLEGAPVSLQEEMAKDKVIGAVMGGMNPRHVLSSGLAAMAVDSNGVPFNGSWVVGSGNLAADMYANVMAESTGRLLATRLWEATDDPGMKDMLAFLIARDTMHQNQWLAVLEELGGLNGVHPIPNSFPQAEENQEFNYAFVSTKINDEDGAAERMKSSRWGTGQSMDGKGEFKVVPAMPKGQKPELAPPDPRGHAQKEQMTGGASGLVDKVKEKLT, from the coding sequence ATGTTTTATCATGACAGCAAACTTCAGTACAAAGTAAGGGTAGAGAAACCAAACCCAGCTTTTGCTAATATGCTTCAGCAAGCTATTGGTGGTATAGAAGGCGAAATCAGAGTCTGCTTACAGTATCTCTTTCAGGCCTGGGGCTCCAGAGGGCCGCAGAAATACCGTGATATGCTGATGGAGACAGGCACCGAGGAAATTGCTCATATCGAAATGCTGGCTACGGCTGTTGCACTTAACCTGGAGGGAGCACCTGTATCTTTACAGGAAGAAATGGCTAAAGACAAGGTTATTGGCGCTGTAATGGGAGGCATGAACCCACGACATGTCTTATCTTCCGGTTTAGCAGCTATGGCAGTAGACAGCAATGGTGTGCCATTTAATGGCTCATGGGTAGTAGGCAGTGGTAACCTTGCTGCTGATATGTATGCTAACGTAATGGCTGAGTCCACAGGTAGGCTCTTGGCTACCCGGCTTTGGGAAGCTACTGATGATCCAGGAATGAAGGATATGCTTGCCTTCCTGATAGCCCGCGATACCATGCACCAGAACCAGTGGTTGGCTGTACTGGAGGAATTGGGTGGCCTGAACGGAGTTCATCCTATACCAAACTCATTCCCTCAAGCAGAAGAGAACCAGGAGTTCAACTACGCTTTTGTCTCAACCAAGATCAATGATGAGGATGGTGCTGCTGAGCGAATGAAAAGTAGCCGTTGGGGTACCGGACAGTCTATGGATGGCAAAGGTGAGTTTAAAGTAGTGCCTGCCATGCCTAAAGGTCAAAAACCAGAGCTTGCTCCACCAGACCCACGTGGCCATGCCCAGAAAGAGCAAATGACAGGTGGTGCCAGTGGCTTGGTAGATAAAGTAAAAGAGAAGTTAACCTAA
- a CDS encoding PA0069 family radical SAM protein, which produces MIKAGDYLKGRGAQYNPNNPYLKQEYVAEHVEGLDEQMLSNSNTEFLREHPKKIVNKVDSPDLGQGYSLNPYQGCEHGCVYCYARNTHQYWGYGAGLDFERKIIIKENAAQTLAKQLESPNWKVMPIMLAGNTDCYQPIEAKKKLTRQVLEVLLQYRHPVSIITKNALILRDLDLLKELNKYDLVHVNISITTLDEKLRQNLEPRTASAAKRLDVVRQLSAEGIPVNVMTAPIIPGLNDSEIPKLIQAAAEAGASNAAYTLVRLNGNIGPIFEDWIRQALPEKAEKVLSQIADCHGGQLNDSRFGTRMHGEGKFAEMIYKMFRISKQKHMAGRSMKPYNYGHFCQRKGKQLGLF; this is translated from the coding sequence ATGATAAAGGCAGGTGATTACCTCAAAGGCCGAGGTGCACAGTATAATCCCAATAACCCGTACCTGAAGCAAGAGTATGTGGCAGAGCATGTAGAGGGACTGGACGAGCAGATGCTTAGTAACTCCAATACAGAATTTCTAAGAGAGCACCCTAAAAAGATTGTTAATAAGGTGGATAGCCCTGACTTGGGTCAGGGCTACTCGCTAAACCCTTACCAAGGCTGCGAACACGGATGCGTTTACTGTTACGCCCGCAACACCCACCAATACTGGGGCTATGGAGCTGGGCTTGACTTTGAGCGCAAGATCATCATCAAAGAAAATGCAGCCCAAACTTTAGCCAAGCAGTTAGAAAGCCCGAACTGGAAAGTAATGCCTATCATGCTTGCCGGCAACACCGACTGCTACCAACCTATAGAAGCTAAAAAGAAATTGACTCGACAGGTGCTGGAGGTATTGCTACAGTATCGCCACCCTGTTAGCATCATCACTAAGAATGCGCTCATACTCCGAGACCTAGACCTGCTAAAGGAGCTGAATAAGTATGACCTGGTGCATGTTAACATCAGCATCACCACATTGGATGAGAAGCTACGACAGAATCTTGAGCCACGCACTGCCTCTGCTGCTAAACGGCTTGACGTTGTGAGGCAGCTAAGTGCAGAAGGTATACCTGTTAATGTAATGACGGCTCCTATTATACCCGGCCTGAACGATTCAGAAATCCCGAAACTGATACAAGCTGCCGCAGAGGCCGGAGCCAGTAATGCGGCTTATACTTTGGTGCGCTTAAACGGCAATATCGGGCCTATTTTTGAAGATTGGATACGGCAGGCATTGCCAGAGAAGGCGGAAAAAGTCTTAAGCCAGATTGCCGACTGCCATGGAGGACAATTGAACGACAGCAGGTTTGGTACACGCATGCATGGTGAAGGCAAATTTGCAGAGATGATCTATAAGATGTTTAGAATTAGTAAACAGAAACACATGGCAGGCCGAAGTATGAAACCCTACAACTACGGCCACTTTTGCCAGCGCAAAGGCAAACAGCTTGGGCTTTTTTGA